Below is a window of Candidatus Schekmanbacteria bacterium DNA.
TGAGCGTTTTGGTGTGCCCGGCAGAACGCTTCTTGGCTCTGACAGCCATACACCAACAGGCGGCGGCATCGGAATGATTGCAATCGGTGCAGGTGGGTTGGATGTTGCAGTTGCAATGGGGGGAGGACCATTTTATCTTGCCACACCCAAAGTAGTTCTTGTTGAACTGACAGGAAAGCTCCGTCCTGGTGTTTCTGCCAAAGATATTATTCTCGAGGTATTAAGGCAGGTTTCAGTCAAAGGTGGAGTTGGAAAAATATTTGAATACGGAGGTCCCGGCGTAAAAACTTTGAGTGTCCCGGAACGTTCAACCATTACAAATATGGGCGCTGAGCTTGGTGCTACAACATCGATTTTCCCGAGTGATGAAGTAACAAAAGAGTTCCTCAAAGCACAGGGGAGAGTAAAGGATTGGAAGGAATTGAAAGCGGACAAGGATTGCGAATATGATGAAGTTTTAAAGATCGATTTGAATAAGTTAGAACCATTGATTGCCCAGCCCCATTCACCTGACAATGTCTGTAAGGTAAAGGAAATTGAAGGTAAACCTGTTCAACAGGTCATAATTGGAAGCTGCACAAATTCTTCATATAAGGATCTAATGACTGTTGCAGGGCTTTTGAAGGGCAAAAAAGTCCATCCTGATGTAAGTTTTGCTGTGGCGCCGGGTTCGAAGCAGGTTTTTGAGATGATATCGAGGAATGGAGCTCTTGCTGAAATTGTTGCCGCTGGAGCTAGAATCCTTGAATCAGCCTGCGGTCCCTGTATTGGTATGGGACAAGCTCCTTGCAGTGGCGGTGTTACTGTAAGAACATTCAATAGGAATTTTCTTGGACGTTCCGGTACAAAAGATGCATTGGTTTATCTTGCAAGCCCCGAGGTGGCTGTCGCAACTGCTCTCAAAGGGAAAATTGCAGATCCAAGAAAACTTGGGAAGTTCCCAAAAGTTTCAATGCCGAAAAAGTTTATTGTAAATGATAATCTCATTGTAAAGCCGCCAAGAGACGGAAGCAAGGTTGAGATTGTCAGGGGACCAAATATTGCTCCACTTCCGAAAAATAAACCATTGCCAAATACATTGTCGGGAAAAGTGCTTCTTAAAGTAGGTGACAATATAACGACTGACCACATTATGCCAGCAGGGGCAAAGATTTTACCGCTTCGCTCGAATATACCTAAAATATCTGAACATGTTTTTGAGGTTGTTGATCCAAATTTTTCTGAACGGGCAAAAAAGAATAAAGGAGGATTCATCATAGGTGGTGAAAACTATGGACAAGGATCAAGCCGTGAGCATGCGGCTCTTGCTCCTATGTATCTGGGAATCAAATTTGTTCTCGCTAAATCATTTGCAAGAATACACAGGGCGAATTTAGTTAATTTTGGTATTCTTCCCCTTAGATTCAGCAAAGATTCAGATTACGCCTCTTTGAAAGAGGGTGATACACTCAAGATTGAAAATGTTCATAAAGCGTTGAAAAACAATGAACCTCTCAAAGTAAGAAACTTGAGGACGAAGAAGACACTCGAAGCAACCTATGATTTGACCGAAAGGCAAAAGGCAATAATCCTTGCCGGAGGATTGCTCAACTATACTAAAAAGAATGTTAAGTAAATAAATTTAAGCAAAAATTTTAAAAGGGCAGAGTTTCGTCTTGAAGCTCTGCCTTTTTTGCGGAATTCGATTTGGCAATAAAAAAGCAGGAAACCATTTTTCTGATTTCCTGCTTTATAGGTTCTAAATCAAATATTATTTCATCTTTTTCTTTAATCCAACTGCGCCCAAAAGTCCAAGTCCGAGAAGAACGAATGTTGAAGGCTCTGGAATAGGGAAAGCAAATGATTGGCTATCAGGAATTATATCGCTTGTCAATTCGGCGAGCTGTCCGGTGTTTCCGAGATATATACCAGAGAAAAGGTCATAGCCATATGAATCATAATCTTGCCAACCGAAATGCCATTCGATTCTGCCTGTATCATACAAAATTATTTCAAATTCATTTAGATAATCGGAATCTTCATCATCATATGTTTCAGTGTACCAAAAGAATATGGCGCGGTTCGATTCGAGCTTGTAACCATAATGTCCATAATAGTAAGATGATAAATCATCATAAGCTGCCATTAGGTATGTACCATCAGGGTTGTCAGCAATCAAATCATATTCATATCCATATCCATAATTGGAGTCGGTGTCAAACTCGTCCATTAATTGGACATATCCATTTGAATCGATGGCAAAGCGGTCATAGGTCTTGTTTGCAATTTCGACGGTAAAGCCAAGAGAAATATCTGTCCAATGAGAGTCATCATCAGAATCATAAAAATCAAGACTCGATGGAGCATAATAGTGATAATTGCTTGGAATCTCATAAAAATTGGGGTCAACAGGTGTAATGGCTTGAGAATTTACCAAGAAAGTTCCAAAAAATATAAGACTGAGAATTAATACTTTAAATGTCTTCATCATTATCTCTCCCTTTAAAGTGATGCTTCAAAAATTATACGAATCATCCAACCGTTGCTCTTTA
It encodes the following:
- a CDS encoding aconitate hydratase, with amino-acid sequence MGLNLTQKILKSHLVSGKLIPGEEIAIKIDQTLTQDATGTMAYLQFEALGIPRVKTKLSVSYVDHNTLQSGFENADDHRYLQSVAAKYGIYFSKPGNGICHQVNLERFGVPGRTLLGSDSHTPTGGGIGMIAIGAGGLDVAVAMGGGPFYLATPKVVLVELTGKLRPGVSAKDIILEVLRQVSVKGGVGKIFEYGGPGVKTLSVPERSTITNMGAELGATTSIFPSDEVTKEFLKAQGRVKDWKELKADKDCEYDEVLKIDLNKLEPLIAQPHSPDNVCKVKEIEGKPVQQVIIGSCTNSSYKDLMTVAGLLKGKKVHPDVSFAVAPGSKQVFEMISRNGALAEIVAAGARILESACGPCIGMGQAPCSGGVTVRTFNRNFLGRSGTKDALVYLASPEVAVATALKGKIADPRKLGKFPKVSMPKKFIVNDNLIVKPPRDGSKVEIVRGPNIAPLPKNKPLPNTLSGKVLLKVGDNITTDHIMPAGAKILPLRSNIPKISEHVFEVVDPNFSERAKKNKGGFIIGGENYGQGSSREHAALAPMYLGIKFVLAKSFARIHRANLVNFGILPLRFSKDSDYASLKEGDTLKIENVHKALKNNEPLKVRNLRTKKTLEATYDLTERQKAIILAGGLLNYTKKNVK
- a CDS encoding PEP-CTERM sorting domain-containing protein, with product MMKTFKVLILSLIFFGTFLVNSQAITPVDPNFYEIPSNYHYYAPSSLDFYDSDDDSHWTDISLGFTVEIANKTYDRFAIDSNGYVQLMDEFDTDSNYGYGYEYDLIADNPDGTYLMAAYDDLSSYYYGHYGYKLESNRAIFFWYTETYDDEDSDYLNEFEIILYDTGRIEWHFGWQDYDSYGYDLFSGIYLGNTGQLAELTSDIIPDSQSFAFPIPEPSTFVLLGLGLLGAVGLKKKMK